The Trichocoleus sp. FACHB-46 genome segment CTGTCAGCTATGCAATTTTAGAATTTGGACTAGAGCGCCGATGAGGTGAATAGAAAAGGCCAAGAAATAATAGAGAATACGGTCAACCCCCCTATCTAGGATCTAGTTTATGAGTAAACGGATTCTTCTTGTAGAAGATAACGAAATCCACCGTCTGTTCACCCAAGATTTTTTAGAGTCGCAAGGATATCAAGTCCTAAGTCTGTGTGACGGCATTGATTTCTTGGAAACGGTGACTGAGTTTCAACCAGACTTACTCATCTTAGATCTAAGGCTACCTCAAGTGGATGGATTCACGCTGCTTCAAGAACTACAACAGTCGCAGTGGCATGCTTTGCCTGTGGTGGTCGTAACGGCCTATGCTTTTTATCGGGAGAAACAAAGAGCGTTGAGGATGGGGGTGCGTTCTTACCTGACTAAGCCCATCAAGCTAGAAGCGATCATCCAAGCGATTGAGGTGGAGCTGAGCCTTAACTAGCTAAACTATGACTGCTCTGGGCTATTGATCAGTGAGAGGGGCACCGTTGGTTGCTCACCCCACGAAACCTGTCAAATATAACCTGCCTTGAAACTTAAACCAGGGTCTACCTAAA includes the following:
- a CDS encoding response regulator produces the protein MSKRILLVEDNEIHRLFTQDFLESQGYQVLSLCDGIDFLETVTEFQPDLLILDLRLPQVDGFTLLQELQQSQWHALPVVVVTAYAFYREKQRALRMGVRSYLTKPIKLEAIIQAIEVELSLN